The proteins below are encoded in one region of Nocardioides marmorisolisilvae:
- a CDS encoding helix-turn-helix domain-containing protein codes for MSGHSLLAYVRRAAGLTQDALARLAGTSQSTLSAYERGAKSPSLAVAERIIEAAGHRLEVAPNLEFVEVPGQHGLHPFWLANELWRLAPERAFSTVVLPGPHHDWPSPRRPYRLRDREDRARAYTLILREGSPTDLLDYVDGALLVDIWKELDLPDPIRRAWLPLIRKTLPKSRRPRASDAEDNGPPGALIRLRPSRRSHYLRSERDVPDDDHSS; via the coding sequence GTGTCCGGGCACTCCTTACTCGCGTACGTCCGCCGCGCGGCCGGGCTGACTCAGGACGCCCTCGCGCGGCTCGCGGGTACGTCGCAGTCGACCCTCTCGGCGTACGAGCGCGGCGCGAAGTCGCCCTCGTTGGCAGTCGCCGAGCGGATCATCGAAGCCGCAGGCCATCGCTTGGAAGTGGCGCCGAACCTGGAGTTCGTGGAGGTGCCCGGCCAGCACGGCCTGCACCCGTTCTGGCTCGCCAACGAGTTGTGGCGACTGGCTCCCGAACGCGCGTTCAGCACAGTCGTGCTTCCCGGACCGCACCATGACTGGCCATCGCCTCGCCGCCCCTACCGCCTACGCGATCGCGAGGATCGGGCGCGCGCCTACACGCTGATCCTTCGTGAGGGCAGTCCGACCGATCTTCTCGACTACGTCGACGGTGCACTTCTCGTCGACATCTGGAAGGAACTCGACCTTCCCGACCCCATTCGCCGTGCCTGGCTTCCGCTCATCCGCAAGACCCTCCCCAAGAGCCGGCGGCCGCGAGCGTCCGATGCAGAAGACAACGGCCCGCCGGGGGCGCTCATACGCCTCCGACCCAGTCGGCGGTCTCACTATCTACGGTCAGAGCGGGACGTGCCTGACGATGACCACAGCAGTTGA
- a CDS encoding helix-turn-helix domain-containing protein yields MAKTFAEYAREREATMTAAELDVVHAFDQAAAFGQVIYGARKARNLRQTDLAELSGVTQADISRIERGQVAPTTQTLLKLTAALGVEIQFVLAESGTAPAESISLRVPVAG; encoded by the coding sequence ATGGCCAAGACCTTTGCCGAATACGCGCGTGAGCGCGAGGCGACGATGACCGCCGCCGAGCTGGACGTCGTGCACGCCTTCGACCAGGCCGCTGCGTTCGGACAGGTGATCTACGGCGCCCGCAAGGCTCGCAACCTCCGTCAGACTGATCTGGCAGAACTCTCCGGCGTGACCCAGGCCGACATCAGTCGGATCGAGCGCGGCCAGGTTGCGCCGACTACCCAGACGCTTCTGAAGCTCACGGCCGCCCTGGGAGTCGAGATCCAATTCGTGCTCGCGGAGTCCGGCACCGCTCCGGCTGAGTCCATCAGTCTTCGCGTACCTGTCGCGGGTTGA